From a single Streptomyces rubradiris genomic region:
- a CDS encoding CaiB/BaiF CoA transferase family protein yields the protein MTTAQTPPAPGTGPLSGVRVVELAGIGPGPFAAMLLADLGADVVRVDRPGGAGLGLDPARDLTNRNKRSVVVDLKAPDGPARVLDLAERADILVEGYRPGVAERLGVGPGDCHARNPRLVYGRMTGWGQDGPLAHRAGHDIAYIALTGTLGMIGRPDEPPAVPANLLGDYAGGALYLVVGVLAALHHARATGTGQVVDAAIVDGTAHLSTMIHAMLAAGGWQDRRAANLLDGGCPYYGTYETADGRYMAVGALEEKFYDEFLRLLGLAPLASARTDLTRWGELRERIAAAFKTRTRAEWTAVFEDSDACVAPVLGLREAPHHPHLAARATFTDHDGITQPAPAPRFSATPATVRTGPARPGADTAAVARDWRIPPRPAGGPDAPATEDAITDGG from the coding sequence ATGACAACGGCACAGACGCCGCCGGCGCCGGGTACCGGCCCGCTCTCCGGCGTGCGCGTGGTCGAACTGGCCGGCATCGGGCCCGGCCCGTTCGCCGCCATGCTGCTGGCCGACCTGGGCGCCGACGTGGTCCGGGTGGACCGCCCGGGCGGCGCGGGCCTCGGCCTCGACCCGGCCCGCGACCTCACCAACCGCAACAAGCGCTCCGTGGTGGTCGACCTCAAGGCGCCGGACGGCCCCGCACGCGTCCTGGACCTCGCCGAACGGGCCGACATCCTCGTGGAGGGCTACCGCCCGGGCGTCGCCGAACGGCTCGGCGTCGGCCCCGGCGACTGCCACGCCCGCAACCCCCGCCTGGTCTACGGCCGGATGACCGGCTGGGGCCAGGACGGCCCCCTCGCCCACCGCGCCGGCCACGACATCGCCTACATCGCGCTCACCGGCACCCTCGGCATGATCGGCCGCCCGGACGAACCCCCGGCCGTGCCCGCCAACCTCCTCGGGGACTACGCGGGCGGCGCCCTCTACCTGGTCGTCGGCGTGCTCGCCGCCCTGCACCACGCGCGCGCGACCGGCACCGGCCAGGTGGTCGACGCGGCCATCGTCGACGGCACGGCCCACCTGTCCACGATGATCCACGCCATGCTCGCCGCCGGCGGCTGGCAGGACCGGCGCGCCGCCAACCTCCTGGACGGCGGCTGCCCGTACTACGGCACCTACGAGACCGCCGACGGCCGGTACATGGCGGTCGGCGCCCTGGAAGAGAAGTTCTACGACGAGTTCCTGCGCCTGCTGGGCCTCGCCCCCCTCGCCTCCGCCCGCACCGACCTCACCCGCTGGGGGGAGCTGCGCGAACGGATCGCCGCCGCCTTCAAGACCCGCACCCGGGCCGAGTGGACGGCCGTCTTCGAGGACTCCGACGCCTGCGTGGCACCCGTGCTCGGCCTGCGCGAGGCCCCGCACCACCCGCACCTGGCCGCCCGCGCCACCTTCACCGACCACGACGGCATCACCCAGCCCGCCCCCGCCCCCCGGTTCTCCGCCACCCCGGCCACCGTCCGCACCGGCCCCGCCCGGCCCGGCGCGGACACCGCGGCGGTCGCCCGGGACTGGCGCATACCGCCCCGCCCCGCCGGCGGCCCCGACGCCCCGGCCACCGA